In Saccharomyces eubayanus strain FM1318 chromosome XV, whole genome shotgun sequence, a single window of DNA contains:
- the FRE7 gene encoding putative ferric-chelate reductase, with translation MVELRDLILDNGLRCIGDAESELYAELTKKSQAATPWAYQKQYGKFVTYLIVVVIFVCFIKKLVIRYYDSSEEFLPDKNNSVVTLPLFLSRIGKKLAALNRCICYRRFPTFIFSSLGIPTSVGTLMVVLAVTLYTLLYCFVPHPFYRPCAGFGSPPLSIRAGIMAVSFVPFLFALSGKVNVIGWLVGLSYEKINIYHQWTSILCLFLGWVHVIPFLRQAHHEGGAEGMHQQWKTDEMWRTGVPPLLFLNLLWLFSLSVVRRYVYELFLQVHWILAVGFYISLFYHIYPELNAHMYLVATIVVWFVQLLYRLVVKGYLRPGRSFMASSTANVTVVGEGCVELIVKDVDMVYSPGQHIFVRTTDKDVISNHPFSIFPSAKYPGGIKMLIRAQKGFTRSLYKSQDETKKILIDGPYGGIERDVRSFTNLYLICSGSGISTCLPFLQRYGPLLHKTNLENIRLDWIVRHREDVSWIDDEIRTLLVDLRTLFLSGNVVFRIYVCSSSDTIKTLAQPTKIAGSESDMANKEGADFNQNDTESVLTLNKSGNEFGELITVTYCKPELNQVIHDYQIGSKNCFICSGSDSLRCAVGNSVARLQAKVFSSKSVEECYLHSESFGY, from the coding sequence ATGGTTGAATTAAGAGATTTGATTTTAGATAATGGTCTTCGCTGTATTGGCGACGCAGAATCTGAACTATATGCCGAGTTAACGAAGAAATCGCAGGCGGCTACTCCTTGGGCATATCAGAAACAGTATGGTAAGTTTGTGACTTACCTGATCGTTGTCGTAATCTTTGTGTGTTTTATCAAGAAGCTGGTAATTAGGTATTACGATTCAAGCGAAGAATTTCTTCCGGATAAGAACAATTCAGTGGTAACTCTTCCTTTATTTCTATCTCGAATCGGGAAAAAGCTCGCTGCACTCAACAGATGTATTTGCTATAGGAGATTCCCGacgttcattttttctagCTTGGGTATTCCAACCTCTGTAGGCACTCTCATGGTTGTGCTAGCTGTTACTTTATATACGCTTCTGTATTGCTTCGTTCCACATCCGTTTTACAGGCCCTGTGCTGGATTTGGCTCACCGCCTCTTTCTATTCGTGCAGGTATTATGGCAGTGTCGTTTGTGccatttttatttgctCTTTCCGGAAAAGTCAACGTTATAGGTTGGTTGGTTGGTCTCTCCTATGAGAAAATTAACATATACCATCAATGGACGTCCATTCTATGTTTGTTTCTTGGTTGGGTGCATGTCATTCCCTTTTTACGTCAAGCCCATCATGAGGGCGGTGCTGAAGGAATGCATCAACAATGGAAAACAGATGAAATGTGGAGAACTGGTGTTCCGCCCCTcttatttttgaacttgCTGTGGTTATTTTCGTTGTCTGTTGTCAGGAGATACGTTTATGAGCTTTTTTTACAAGTTCATTGGATTTTAGCCGTTGGATTCTACATTAGTCTTTTCTACCACATTTATCCTGAATTGAATGCTCATATGTATTTGGTCGCTACGATCGTAGTGTGGTTTGTACAATTGCTTTACAGATTGGTTGTAAAGGGTTATCTCAGGCCTGGTAGAAGCTTTATGGCTTCTAGCACTGCAAATGTCACTGTGGTTGGTGAAGGATGTGTGGAATTGATCGTTAAAGATGTGGACATGGTCTATTCACCAGGGCAACATATATTCGTAAGAACAACGGATAAGGACGttatttcaaatcatccaTTTTCTATCTTCCCCAGTGCAAAATATCCTGGTGGAATAAAGATGTTGATCAGGGCTCAAAAAGGCTTCACCAGAAGCCTGTACAAAAGCCAGGATgagaccaaaaaaattcttatTGATGGCCCTTATGGCGGAATCGAAAGAGATGTTAGAAGCTTCACCAATTTATATTTGATCTGTTCCGGTTCAGGTATATCTACATGCTTGCCATTCCTGCAACGATACGGCCCCTTGTTGCATAAGACCaacttggaaaatatcaggTTGGACTGGATAGTAAGACACAGAGAGGATGTATCATGGATCGACGACGAAATTCGTACTCTTTTGGTCGATTTACGCACGTTGTTCTTGAGTGGGAACGTTGTATTTAGAATTTACGTGTGTTCCAGCTCAGACACTATCAAAACTCTTGCACAACCTACGAAAATTGCCGGCAGTGAATCCGATATGGCTAATAAAGAAGGTGCTGATTTTAACCAAAATGACACTGAGTCTGTTTTAACTTTAAACAAATCTGGCAACGAGTTTGGGGAGCTTATTACCGTTACCTATTGCAAGCCTGAATTAAATCAGGTCATACATGACTATCAAATCGGATCCAAGAattgttttatttgttcAGGTTCTGACAGCTTAAGATGTGCCGTGGGAAATTCTGTGGCAAGGTTACAAGCCAAAGTCTTCTCTAGCAAAAGTGTTGAAGAATGCTATTTGCATAGTGAAAGTTTTGGTTATTGA
- the GRE2 gene encoding methylglyoxal reductase (NADPH-dependent) GRE2 produces MSVFISGANGFIAQHIVDLLLKEDYKVIGSARSQEKADDLMKAFGNNPNFSMEIVPDISKLDAFDSVFQKYGKDIKIVLHTASPFCFDITDNERDLLIPALNGVKGILNSIKKYAADSVDRVVLTSSFAAMFDISKESDKSVTFNEESWNPATWENCQVDAVNAYCGSKKFAEEAAWKFLEENRNVVKFQLTAINPVYVFGPQMFDKDVKRHLNTSCEFVNNLIHLSPEDKIPEFYGGYIDVRDVAKAHLVAFQKNETIGQRLIISEGRCTMQDILDVLNDDFPVLKGKIPVGKPKTGATYNTLGATLDNTKTKKLLGFKFRNLKETINDTASQILKSEGKL; encoded by the coding sequence ATGtctgtttttatttcagGTGCCAACGGGTTCATTGCTCAACACATTGTCGATCTCTTATTAAAGGAGGACTATAAGGTTATTGGTTCTGCTAGAAGCCAAGAGAAGGCTGATGACTTGATGAAGGCCTTCGGTAATAATCCGAACTTTTCTATGGAAATCGTTCCAGacatttcaaaattggaCGCGTTTGACAGTGTTTTCCAGAAGTATGGTAAGGACATTAAAATAGTCTTACATACAGCATCTCCCTTTTGTTTCGACATAACCGACAATGAACGGGATTTGTTAATTCCTGCGCTGAACGGTGTTAAGGGAATCCTAAACTCTATCAAGAAATATGCTGCCGACTCGGTGGATCGTGTTGTCCTGACGTCTTCCTTTGCAGCTATGTTCGATATATCCAAAGAAAGCGATAAGTCTGTAACATTCAATGAAGAGTCTTGGAATCCTGCAACTTGGGAGAATTGCCAAGTTGATGCCGTCAATGCTTACTGTGGTTCTAAGAAGTTTGCTGAAGAAGCTGcttggaaatttttggaggaaaatagaaatgttGTAAAGTTCCAATTAACTGCTATTAATCCAGTTTATGTCTTTGGTCCGCAAATGTTTGATAAAGATGTGAAGAGGCATTTGAACACATCCTGTGAGTTCGTCAACAACTTGATTCACTTATCACCAGAGGACAAAATACCCGAGTTTTATGGTGGCTATATTGATGTTCGTGATGTGGCAAAGGCTCACTTAGtggcttttcaaaagaatgaaaCTATTGGTCAAAGGCTGATCATATCAGAAGGTCGCTGTACAATGCAAGATATTCTCGATGTTCTGAACGATGACTTCCCCGTTTTAAAGGGTAAGATTCCCGTCGGTAAACCAAAGACTGGCGCTACTTATAACACTCTTGGTGCCACTCTCGACAATaccaaaacaaagaaactaCTGGGATTTAAGTTCAGAAATTTGAAGGAAACTATAAACGATACCGCTTCACAAATTCTTAAATCTGAGGGCAAGCTATAA
- the DCP1 gene encoding Dcp1p → MTGAAATAAENSATQLEFYRKALNFNVIGRYDPKIKQLLFHTPHASLYKWDFKKDEWNKLEYQGVLAIYLRDISQNTDLLPVSPQEMDIFDSQSSSNNIPTSNGNNGNSSNSGNGNGSKNNDSLSYNCGKTLSGKDIYNYGLIILNRINPDNFSMGIVPNSVVNKRKVFDAQEDAQNPIECMGVEVKDELVIIKNLKHEVYGIWIHTVNDRQNIYELIKYLLENEPKDSFA, encoded by the coding sequence ATGACCggagcagcagcaacagcagcagagAACTCTGCTACACAATTGGAGTTCTACCGAAAAGCTCTAAATTTCAACGTCATTGGGAGATACGATCCCAAAATAAAGCAGCTGCTTTTCCACACACCACATGCCTCATTGTATAAATGGGACTTTAAGAAGGATGAATGGAATAAGCTAGAGTATCAAGGTGTTCTAGCAATATATTTAAGGGATATTTCACAAAACACGGATCTTCTACCAGTTTCGCCCCAAGAAATGgacatttttgattcaCAAAGTAGCAGTAATAACATTCCAACAAGCAATGGTAATAATGGCAATAGCAGTAACAGTGGGAACGGGAATGGAAGTAAAAATAACGATTCATTATCCTATAACTGCGGTAAGACCTTAAGCGGGAAAGACATATACAACTATGGACTGATCATATTAAACAGAATTAACCCTGATAATTTCTCCATGGGTATTGTCCCCAATAGCGTTGTCAACAAGAGGAAAGTGTTTGATGCTCAAGAAGATGCACAAAACCCAATAGAATGTATGGGAGTAGAAGTAAAAGATGAATTAGTCATCattaaaaatttgaagCATGAGGTCTATGGTATATGGATTCATACAGTTAATGATAGACAAAACATTTATGAACTAATTAAATATCTTTTAGAAAACGAACCAAAGGATTCGTTTGCTTGA
- the SPT20 gene encoding Spt20p → MSAASPPGNDPHAFGIPVNATPSSMGSPGSPVNVPQPVNPAAAAVNHPVMKANINNNVNEGVRTLTREQIQQLQQKQRLLLQQKLLQQQKQQQALQNYEAQFYQMLMTLNKRPKRLYNFVEDADSILKKYEQYRPSFEFHIYENNYKICAPANNRLQQQQKQPELTSDGLILTKNNETLKEFLEYVARGRIPDAIMEVLRDCNIQFYEGNLILQVYDHTNTVDVTPKENQPNTNPSSSSPSNVGNTQDNCKIQQPSEPNSGATSTNTSASANAAKKNSSFKRPRVYRTLLKPNDLTTYYDMMSYADHARFSDSIYQQFESEILTLTKRNLSLNVPLNPYEHRDMLEEKAFTEPHWDDSKNNFVHNHRAESTREGTKGVVGHIEEHEEFPQHSSNYEQLMLIMNERTTTITNSTFAVSLTKNAMEIATSNSNGMRGISSSISNSASNTRNNSLANGNQVALAAAAAAAAVGSSMGNDNNQFSRLKFIEQWRINKEKRKQQALSANINPTPFNARISMTAPLTPQQQLLQRQQQALEQQQNGGAIKSSNKRSNTNASSNNSNNGNNSDKPKAKRPRKNAKKSDSGTPAPKKKRVTKKKQSASSTPSSTTIS, encoded by the coding sequence ATGAGTGCCGCTAGTCCGCCAGGAAACGATCCTCATGCTTTCGGCATTCCTGTGAATGCCACTCCATCCAGCATGGGTTCACCAGGAAGTCCAGTCAATGTGCCACAACCAGTGAATCCTGCGGCTGCCGCCGTAAACCATCCTGTTATGAAAGCCAACATCAACAATAATGTCAATGAAGGTGTGAGAACTTTGACCAGGGAACAAATACAGCAATTGCAGCAGAAACAGAGGTTGTTATTACAACAAAAGCTACTacagcaacaaaaacaacagCAGGCGTTACAAAACTACGAGGCtcaattttatcaaatgcTAATGACTTTAAACAAGAGGCCCAAAAGACTTTATAACTTCGTGGAGGATGCAGACTcgatcttgaaaaaatatgaacAATATAGACCcagttttgaatttcacaTCTACGAGAATAACTATAAAATTTGTGCTCCCGCAAACAACAGgctacaacaacaacaaaagcaacCCGAGCTGACAAGCGATGGCCTAATATTGACCAAGAACAACgaaactttgaaagaatttttaGAGTACGTTGCTAGAGGTAGAATCCCAGATGCCATTATGGAAGTCTTGAGGGATTGTAATATTCAGTTTTATGAGGGAAACCTTATTTTGCAAGTTTACGACCATACAAATACGGTGGACGTAACCCCTAAAGAAAATCAGCCGAACACTAAtccatcttcttcttcacccTCCAATGTTGGTAACACACAAGACAATTGCAAAATTCAACAACCATCCGAACCAAATAGTGGTGCAACAAGCACGAACACAAGCGCAAGCGCAAATGCGGCCAAGAAAAACTCATCTTTCAAACGACCTAGAGTATATCGAACACTTTTGAAGCCTAATGATTTAACTACCTATTACGATATGATGTCTTATGCTGATCACGCCAGATTTTCAGATAGTATTTATCAACAGTTTGAGTCTGAGATATTGACATTGACTAAAAGAAACTTGTCACTAAACGTGCCACTAAATCCTTATGAACACCGAGATATgctagaagaaaaggccTTCACGGAACCACATTGGGACGACTCGAAAAATAATTTCGTTCATAATCACCGTGCTGAGTCTACTAGAGAAGGCACAAAGGGTGTTGTGGGGCACATTGAAGAGCATGAAGAATTTCCACAGCACAGTTCGAACTATGAACAGTTAATGCTCATAATGAACGAACgcacaacaacaataacaaactCAACGTTTGCAGTGTCACTAACCAAAAATGCAATGGAAATTGCGACCTCCAATTCTAACGGAATGCGTGGAATTTCGTCATCTATTTCGAATTCTGCATCAAATACAAGGAATAATAGTCTCGCCAATGGCAACCAAGTAGCTTTGGCGGCAGCGGCAGCAGCTGCCGCAGTAGGATCCTCTATGGGTAATGATAACAATCAATTTAGTAGACTAAAATTCATTGAACAATGGagaataaacaaagaaaaaagaaagcagcAAGCATTAAGTGCGAATATTAATCCAACTCCTTTCAACGCAAGGATATCAATGACAGCACCACTAACTCCCCAACAACAGCTTTTACAAAGACAGCAGCAGGCTTTGGAACAGCAGCAGAATGGTGGAGCCATAAAAAGCTCGAATAAAAGAAGCAACACCAATGCAAGtagtaataatagtaataatggGAATAATTCAGATAAACCGAAGGCCAAACGACCCAGAAAGAACGCAAAAAAGAGTGATAGCGGCACACCAGCTcctaaaaagaaacgggTGActaagaagaaacaaagcGCAAGTAGCACACCCTCCTCCACCACAATTTCATAG
- the PEX11 gene encoding Pex11p, with the protein MVCDTVVYHPSVTRFVKFLDGSAGREKILRLLQYLARFLAVQNSSVLARLLQTQFTTVRKFLRFLKPLNHLQAAAKFYDNKLASDNVIRVCNILKNVFFAAYLSLDQVNLLRILKVIPVTILTGKKVPRWSNWCWLFGLLSGLVMDLRKIQTSQSQITAFVSAKSQGQGGEKEDHKKVLGKAYQDRYAALRRLVWDAADSFIVLNNLGYLSSNEEYVALSGVVTSVFGMQDMWKATS; encoded by the coding sequence ATGGTCTGCGATACAGTAGTATATCATCCTTCCGTGACGAGGTTCGTCAAATTCCTAGATGGCTCGGCCGGTAgagaaaagattttgagGTTGCTACAGTACTTGGCAAGGTTTTTAGCTGTACAGAACTCGTCAGTATTGGCCAGACTATTGCAAACTCAATTCACTACTGTAAGGAAGTTCCTGAGGTTTTTGAAACCTTTGAACCACTTGCAAGCTGCTGCCAAATTTTACGACAACAAATTGGCTAGTGATAACGTTATTAGAGTCTGtaacattttgaaaaacgtCTTCTTTGCTGCGTATTTGTCACTGGACCAAGTAAATCTTTTAAGAATCTTAAAAGTGATCCCGGTGACCATCCTTACCGGTAAGAAGGTACCCCGTTGGTCCAACTGGTGTTGGTTGTTCGGCCTTTTAAGTGGGTTGGTCATGGATCTTCGCAAGATCCAAACATCTCAATCTCAGATCACTGCATTCGTAAGTGCCAAATCGCAAGGCCAAGGCGGCGAGAAGGAAGATCACAAGAAAGTGTTGGGAAAAGCTTATCAAGACAGATATGCCGCTTTGAGAAGACTGGTCTGGGACGCTGCAGACTCGTTCATAGTCCTCAACAACCTAGGCTATTTGTCTAGCAACGAGGAATACGTTGCATTGTCTGGTGTGGTCACTTCTGTTTTTGGTATGCAAGACATGTGGAAAGCTACTTCTTAA
- the PSF3 gene encoding DNA replication protein PSF3 yields the protein MGYYDIDDVLADATDFPCKFQYDIPGLGYLENNPGRPMSKNTKLNLPLWLARILAIVGGDDALVDEEPMPFVELLPPDMFSTKVMNAIKTDPVALDLHSINSHFFSLAIKWITLFSEKELANVVSELLLQRAQELNHHSSSLAVDINADSVGKNSANTNISTSTFLLKLDEMEKDIYKKSHESYKDTKKWMFQK from the coding sequence ATGGGGTATTATGACATCGATGATGTGCTGGCAGACGCGACGGACTTTCCCTGTAAGTTTCAATATGATATCCCGGGTTTAGGCTACCTGGAGAACAATCCAGGACGACCTATGTCTAAAAACACGAAGCTAAATCTACCACTGTGGTTGGCAAGGATCCTGGCAATTGTAGGTGGTGACGACGCTCTGGTAGATGAAGAGCCCATGCCCTTTGTTGAACTTTTGCCGCCAGACATGTTTTCTACGAAGGTGATGAACGCGATCAAGACAGATCCTGTGGCTCTGGACTTGCATTCTATAAATTCgcattttttcagtttggCCATAAAATGGATAACGTTGTTTAGTGAGAAGGAACTGGCCAATGTGGTCAGCGAGTTGCTTCTACAACGGGCGCAGGAACTCAATCATCATTCTAGTAGTTTGGCAGTAGACATTAATGCTGATTCCGTTGGGAAGAATTCAGCAAACACTAATATATCAACGAGTACTTTCTTGTTAAAACTCGACgaaatggaaaaggacATATATAAGAAATCTCACGAGTCATATAAGGACACCAAGAAGTGgatgtttcaaaaataa